The genomic region GTAACGACGTAGTCCTCGTAGCCATTAATCGTAGTTCCACTGAATCCTATCATATTACCGGATTATTTACGGATTTACCATCTGGAACGTATAGGGATGAGTTAGCCGGATTATTAAACGGAAACGCCATAACGGTAAACAGTGATAAATCCGTATCACCTTTTACGTTAAGTGCCGGAGAAGTCGGAGTATGGTCTTATTCTAAAAAGGAGACTTTACCTCATATTGGTCATGTGGGCCCGATGATGGGACAGGTCGGACATACCGTAACCATTGATGGTGAAGGGTTTGGTGTATCACCAGGTGAAGTGTTATTCGGTTCCGCTTCGGCTACAATTGTTTCATGGACAGATCATCAAATTATTGCAAAGGTTCCAATAGTTACACCTGGTATTTACGATATAACAGTAAAAAATGCAAGCGGTACATCAAGTAATTCGTACGACAAATTTGAAGTATTAACGAACGATCAAGTGTCTGTTCGATTTGTTGTTCACAATGCGTATACCAATTGGGGAGAGAATGTGTATTTAGTCGGAAATGTACATGAACTAGGAAATTGGGACCCAAATAAAGCCATTGGTCCGTTATTTAACCAAGTGATTTATTCGTATCCTTCCTGGTATATCGATGTTAGCGTTCCAGAAGGAACTCCGCTTGAATTTAAATTTATTAAAAAGGATGCAAGCGGAAACGTCATTTGGGAAAGTGGTTCGAACCATACGTATACGACACCAGTTGGTACAACTGGAGAAGTTAGCGTGCAATGGAGATAAAAAAGGTGGGAAAACGCTTTTTGGTGTTTTCCTTTTTTATTGTTCCGGAGAAATGATAACGTAAAGATTTTGATTTTATCAAAAAAGGCAAGGATTTCTGGATTAAATATGAAAGTTTTTCTATTAAAAATGATTACTTGCCAAATGAGAACTTGCTGGAATGAATAAATTACTTGCCAGTATTAGAATTTTACTTGCCCAGAGAGTATATTAGTTGAAATAGGTATTTATTTGCGGCTAGGTATTTTACTTGGCAAGCAGGATGAGTTCTAAACCATCGACAATATTTGTCGAGCTATTACAGCAAGTTCTAATAGATCAATCGTGCGGCAATAATCATCGAGGATGTCGCCGTCTAGTGGTTTTCCTTTTTTAAAAAACCGGAGAACGGACAAATCTTGAAACCAATCATTCGAATCTGGTTGTTCATGGTCGACGTTTTTCCATGCTGCTTGTAAGGTTGGACTATGAATGGGGAGAGCCTCTTTTTTTAATCGACAGTGGTCGATTCGTTTTTGATAACGGTCTTTTACAATGGTCATTTTTATGGGATGAAATATATCGTTCCAATAATCAGCACGGGAACCGGTGTGTGGATGGGAGGCAGCCCAGTTCAGTACTTTTTGCCGAAGACTTGGCTTGTGAAATAGAAGATGATATAAGGATTTTCCAAATTCAATTCGACGGGATAAGGAAGCGAAGTGCTGTACGGTGGCCCCAGCAAGATGAGGGCGCACGTTTTGATTGGTTTCTACAAATGGAAGGAGAATATGATTAAAAGGAAGTACATCGTATAGCTGAAATCCCCATGTATTCAATACCGAATTCTTGTATGTTTTGTGTTGAATGACTCTTGACTCGATGTAGTTCTGTTCATTAATGATGGTTGCAATGGCCAAAGTCTCTTGGTCCCTTTCTTCCCAAAAAAAGGACCACATGGCTTCCATGAACCGTGATACCCCAAAATACGGAAGTAAATCAAATAAGTTTTGGTTGTATTTTACGCTACATTCATAAAGCATTAACTGGGGAAAGGCATCCTGAAAAATCAGCCAGTTTCCTCGTTCAAGAAAAGCAAAAATGGATTCTTTTTCATCGTTGTCTAATAAGCTTTTTAGTAAGCCACCTTTTAAATCCGTCATGTTCCAACCGCCATTTCGAGAGACCATATGTGCAAGGAATGCCCAATGAATTTCAGGGAAACGTAAGTAAAATGACAAGTAGGCTGCTGTACGTGTGACGTTATTGACATTGTTTCGTGCTGTTTCTTCTTTGATGGTCTGGACAATCTGTTCTTCCCATGATTGAAGTGGGCGAAGGGGAGTTGGATGTTGAAGCCGCCTTTTTAATTCGGTTTTCCATTTCTTCAAAGTATCACCCCTTTATTTGTTACAAATAAGTTTAATAGTTTTAGAAAGGTGGCGTAATATATCGTATTAATTCGATCGTTCATACATGAAAAATTCTGAAGAAGGATGCAATGTTTGTTGATAATGACCTAGGTTTATAAGCGGAATGATCGTTTGGACCATTAGTTTATTTACCTTATTTTTAATTTTTGTATATGTATTTCTCCAAGGAAATCTCCAAAAACAAGTTTGCTCCTGTTAGGACGTGGCCGCTAAAAAAGAAGGTATAAATTTTTTTCAAGAAAACCACCTCAATAAATGAATGATATTTTTACCATATCATTACATATAGTCATGGCAAATACGGAAATGTACCAATTTGGTTATTTATTTCCAATCATCCATTTTGTAATATGATAGAAAAAAATAAAAAGTGGGGGACTCATAATGAAAATTGAATTTCTTGGTACAGGTGGAGCGACAACGATTCCACGGCCGTTATGTCAATGTCGAGTGTGCAAGGAAGCAAGGGAAAAAGGGGTTCCATATAGTCGAATGGGACCGAGTTTGTTTGTACATGGACCGAATATGTTGTTTGACACACCGGAAGAAATCGTTTATCAAATAGAGCGATCGAGCATTTCAACGATTGAGGGAGTGATTTATTCCCACTGGCATCCGGATCATGTAATGGGACGGCGGGTACTGGAATCGCTAAACGCGGATTGGTGTGGGTGGCCGCCGAAGCCGTCACAAACAGATGTGTACGTTCCTGAAAAAGTCGCTGCCGATTTTCGAACGTGGCTGGGCACATGGGATCATCTGCAATATTTCAAGCAGCAACGCTTTATTCAATTATATGAACTGAAAGATGGCGAAAAGATCTATAAAAACGGAGTTCATATTCGTCCGTTTCGTTTAGCAGAAGATTATGTGTATGCCTTTGAATTGACGGAGGGAGACAAACGAGTGCTCATTGCGATGGACGAGCTAAACGGATGGATGCCGCCAAACGAGTTGCAAGAAGTGGATGTAGCTGTTTTACCAATCGGTCTTTTTGACGTGCATCCGCTGACAAATGAGCGATTGATTCCAGAAGACCATCCCGTTTTAAATATGGAATGTACGTTTGAAGAAACAGTAGCAATCATTGAACAACTTCGTCCAAAGAAAGTGGTATTAACGCATCATGAAGAAATGAACGGACTTAGCCACGATGAATTACAGACAGTAGTAGCCAAACGGTTACAAAAAGCTGATTTAGTCGTCGAAATCGCCTACGACACGATGATGGTCGAAATGTAATTTAGTTAAAGGCTGACTCCACAAAAAAAGTGAAGCCAGCCTTTCTTTATTAGTTCACTACTGTATGGATATCTTCTTTTACTGTTGTAGCCGCCATTTGCTTTCTGAACATCGTCGCAAAAAGCGGACCGGAGATGTTATGCCAGACGCTAAAAATCGCACTTGGAACGGCGGCCAGTGGTGCGAAATGAGCAGCAGCTAAGGCAGCACCTAAACCAGAATTTTGCATGCCGACTTCAATGGAAATGGCTGCTTGTTTTGGGAGGCTTAATTTCAACCATTTGGCGAGCAACCAGCCAATGAGTAAGCCGAGCACGTTATGTAACATGACAATCGTAAAAATTAGGACACCGCTAGAAGCTAGTGCCTCCTTATTTACCGCGATAATCGCCCCAATAATCGCGACGATTGATATAACTGAAATCATCGGTAACACATCGATGCTTGCTTCGACATGTTTCGGAAATAATGAACGGACAATCAGTCCTAGTGCAATTGGTAAAATGACCATTTTCATAATCGACCACACGAGGGAAGTGGCTGAAATCGTTAACCATTCTTCCGCAAACAGCCATATGAGAAACGGTGTAACGAATGGGGCCAAAAGAGTAGAAACCGACGTAATAGTCACGGATAAAGCCGTATCTCCTTTAGCTAAATACGTTATAACATTGGAAGCCGTACCCCCAGGACAACATCCAACTAAAATTACTCCTAGTGCCACTTCAGGTGACACTGGAAATATGGTGACTAAGCCAACTGCCAATAATGGCATAATCAAAAATTGGGCCCCAACCCCAATGAACACTTCTTTCGGACGGGTAAATACCTCTTTAAAATCATCCCATTTTAACGTCAGTCCCATGCCAAACATGATGACCCCAAGCATCGGGACAATGTACGGGGCAATCCAAGTGAACCCTTTTGGAAACAGAAAGGCGATGACGGAAAATAAAAGGACCCAAAAGGCAAATGTTTGTCCAATCCATTGACTCCATTTTTTCACCATATGCGTTAACCTCCTTCTGAAACTTATGGATATAATATACAAAAATATTAAAATATTCAATATATTCCGTGTAAATAAAATCCTTCTTAAAAAAAACTGCTTTTTTGTAACAGAATAAGCAGTCTTTTTTTTTACTATCTTTTAGTGATTTTTCGTACGACAAAAAAGTAGAGATGCATATGTATTCTTAAAATCTAGTAAAATTTTACAATTCATATGTCTACTACTTTTCTGAAAAATAGCTACTTCATCCTTAAAATAAAGGGGGTTTTAGGCATTATAGAGCCCCCTGGAAAGCTAAATTTGATGATGAATTTATAGATGGCTTAATAAACGTTATAGTTGGATTTGAAATCTCAATAAATAAGATTGAAGGGAAATATGAAGAAACGATGACGAAACGATGAAATAAAATGAACGAACGAGAAAATCATTGCAAATTCGAAGTAAAGCAATTAACGTTGAAAGTAAGAAGGTTGTTGTGGGGGGACAAATGTGAAAATTTTAGTCATTGAAGACAATCCTAGCGTTTGTTCGATGCTGGAAATGTTTTTTCTAAAAGAAGGCTATCAAGGGACGTTTGTCCATAACGGGAAAGAAGGTTATGAAACATTTCTAAACGGTTCCTTTGATTTATTAATCATTGATTGGATGCTTCCGGAGATGGATGGTGTAACAATCTGTCGGAAAGTTCGTGAACAGAGCGACGTACCGATTATCATGCTAACAGCGAAAGACAGTGATGCCGACCAAGTGTTAGGTTTAGAGATGGGAGCCGATGATTATGTCACTAAACCGTTTAGTCCGCTAACATTAATGGCGCGCATTAAAGCTGTTTCGCGACGGACGAATCGTGGTAATGAACAGCAATCGGAACAACATTACATAGAAACGAAGCATTTTAAAGCATCAAAAGAAACTCGAGAAGTCTTTTTAAATAATGAACCGTTAAAGCAGCTAACACCAAAAGAATTTGATCTATTGTACTTTTTCTTACAACACCCACGTCAAGTATTTTCACGGGAGCAAATTTTAGAGCGCGTGTGGGGCTATCAATTTTACGGGGACGAGCGAACCGTGGATGTCCATGTGAAACGTTTGCGTAAAAAAATTGCTCGAGGGAATCAACCTTTTATTCATACGGTATGGGGTGTAGGGTATAAATTTGACGAAACGGTGGAACTCGATGAAAATTAAGTATTTATATCAGCTATTAGCCTCGCACATCGTCATTTTATTTATTGGACTCGTTATTGTGAGTGGTCTATTTATTAACTATATTGAAAAATATGTGTATGAACGAAAAGTGGTGGAGCTAATCACCTATGGGGAGTCCATTTTACAAGATATTTCTGAAAGACGGTTTGCGGAAAAATCGCTGATGCTTGCTCATTACAAAGAATTGTTAAGTGCGCAACGTATTCATTTTGTTCTGTTTAATCGTCAAGGCGAAGTCGTTTCATCGAGAAGCGAATTGCCCGATGAAGTGAAATTACAGCCGGATGAATGGCAAAAGTTACAACGAGGGGAAACCATCATTGTAACCCGTGATTTAACTCGTTTTGATCAAGTCGTTTCCCTCGTTGTGTTACCGTATATGATTAACGGTCAATTAGCCGGTGGCGTTTTATTAACATCACCGATTAGCGGTGCAGAGCAAATGATTTCTCAAATCAATAAAAAGTTGTTTTTCATCATTGTCATTTCCCTTGCCGTGACGTTTATTTTAAGTTGGCTTCTTTCCAAATGGCATGTTTTTCGTATCGCTCGAATCAAAAAGGCGACGGAAAAAGTGGCACAAGGAGACTACTCGGTTCAGCTAAAGTTGAATTCAACTGATGAATTAGGCGAATTAGCGACCGCTTTTAATGAAATGGTCAAACAGCTAGAGGCATCACAACAGGAAATTGAACGGCTCGAAAAAAGACGGCGTCAATTTATGGCTGATGTTTCGCACGAATTAAAAACGCCGTTAACGACCATTCGCGGCCTTATTGAGGGACTCCAATCGGGAATGATTCCACCTGAAGAGCAAGAACGTTGTATTCAACTGATGAACAAAGAAACAAGTCGCCTCATCCGACTGGTTAATGAAAACTTAGATTATGAAAAAATTCGTTCAAATCAAATTCAATTATTTAAAACAGAGATTCCACTCATCGATGTTTTTGAAATTATTAAAGAACAACTGGTTTTATTTGCCGAGGAAAAAGGAAATACGATCACTATTGAAGTTCAACCAGATGTGCATGTGTTTGCGGACTACGATCGTATTGTGCAAATTATTATGAATATCACAAAAAACAGCATTCAGTTTACCGAGAACGGGCACATCATTTTACGTGGGATAAAACAAAATCATCATACGATTATCGAAATCGAGGATACGGGTATCGGCATGGATCCGCAAGAGGTGGAGCAAATTTGGGAGCGATTTTACAAAGCGGATTTATCGCGGACCAATCATCAATTCGGAGAGTTTGGATTAGGTCTGTCGATTGTCAAGCAGCTCGTGAAACTACATGAGGGAGAAATTGAAGTAGAAAGCGAAAAAGGGAAAGGGACATTATTTCGTATCCGTTTTCCGAGAAAGCCATAGGTTTCAGCCTATGGTTTTCTTTATGTCTAGTTTTGTCAAAATTTGTCTTATTTTGTAGAATTATTCATTGACATTATTCTGAAATTTATAAATAATTAGACGTGTAAAGACAATTGTAAATAAGGGGTGTACAATAGTGGAGTTTATTCAAAACTTAATCGGTCAAGCAAACTCACTTTTATGGGGGTATATCCTCATCGGCTTACTTTTAGGACTTGGATTCTATTTCACTGTTAAATCTGGTTTCGTCCAAATTCGCCATTTAGTTGAAATGTTTCGTGTTATAAGTGAGAAAAAATCACCACGTGAAAAAGGGGGCATTTCATCTTTACAAGCGTTCTTTATCGGTGCCGCTACACGTATCGGTACAGGTAACCTTGCAGGGGTAGCGATGGCGATTGCCTTAGGTGGACCTGGGGCGGTTTTCTGGATGTGGATTGTTGCAGTCTTAGGTGGAGCCAGTGCGTTTGTTGAAAGTACGCTTGCGCAAATATTTAAAGTGAAAGATAAAGACGGGTTCAAAGGTGGACCTGGTTATTACATGGAAAAGCAATTAGGAAAGCGCTGGTTAAGTACCATTTTTGCGGTAACCATTATTTTATCTTTCGGGACAACGTTTAACGCGGTACAAAGTAATACCATTGCAAGTGCATTAAATAACTCTTTTGGCCTTAATGAATTAGTTGTAGGTATTGTGTTAACCGTGTTAACTGGTGTAATTATCTTTGGTGGAGTGAAGCGTATCGCGCATTTCTCATCCATTATCGTACCAATTATGGCGACTTTCTATATCGCATTAGCATTAATCGTTACTGTGATGAACATTACTGAGCTTCCAGCGGTCATTGCTTTAATCGTGAAGAGTGCCTTTGGTTTAGAGCAAGTCATTGGCGGTGGATTTGGTGCAGCGATCATGATGGGAGTCAAACGTGGCTTATTTTCTAACGAAGCTGGGATGGGTTCTGCGCCAGTAGCTGCTGCAACGGCAAACGTTTCTCACCCAGTCAAACAAGGATTTATCCAAGCGTTAGGGGTATTTTTTGATACGTTGCTTGTATGTTCTGCAACGGCATTCATTATTTTACTATCCGGTGCTTATAAAGATGGAATTCAAGGTATTGAATTAACACAAGCATCCATGGCCGAGCATTTCGGTTCATGGGCTAGCTTATTCCTAGCGTTAGCGATCTTAATGTTTGCCTTTAGCTCTATTATCGGTAGCTACTACTACGGTGAAGCAAACATAGAGTTCATTCATTCTTCTAAGACGGCACTATTCATC from Bacillus sp. (in: firmicutes) harbors:
- a CDS encoding DUF2515 family protein, whose protein sequence is MKKWKTELKRRLQHPTPLRPLQSWEEQIVQTIKEETARNNVNNVTRTAAYLSFYLRFPEIHWAFLAHMVSRNGGWNMTDLKGGLLKSLLDNDEKESIFAFLERGNWLIFQDAFPQLMLYECSVKYNQNLFDLLPYFGVSRFMEAMWSFFWEERDQETLAIATIINEQNYIESRVIQHKTYKNSVLNTWGFQLYDVLPFNHILLPFVETNQNVRPHLAGATVQHFASLSRRIEFGKSLYHLLFHKPSLRQKVLNWAASHPHTGSRADYWNDIFHPIKMTIVKDRYQKRIDHCRLKKEALPIHSPTLQAAWKNVDHEQPDSNDWFQDLSVLRFFKKGKPLDGDILDDYCRTIDLLELAVIARQILSMV
- a CDS encoding response regulator transcription factor, producing the protein MKILVIEDNPSVCSMLEMFFLKEGYQGTFVHNGKEGYETFLNGSFDLLIIDWMLPEMDGVTICRKVREQSDVPIIMLTAKDSDADQVLGLEMGADDYVTKPFSPLTLMARIKAVSRRTNRGNEQQSEQHYIETKHFKASKETREVFLNNEPLKQLTPKEFDLLYFFLQHPRQVFSREQILERVWGYQFYGDERTVDVHVKRLRKKIARGNQPFIHTVWGVGYKFDETVELDEN
- a CDS encoding HAMP domain-containing histidine kinase translates to MKIKYLYQLLASHIVILFIGLVIVSGLFINYIEKYVYERKVVELITYGESILQDISERRFAEKSLMLAHYKELLSAQRIHFVLFNRQGEVVSSRSELPDEVKLQPDEWQKLQRGETIIVTRDLTRFDQVVSLVVLPYMINGQLAGGVLLTSPISGAEQMISQINKKLFFIIVISLAVTFILSWLLSKWHVFRIARIKKATEKVAQGDYSVQLKLNSTDELGELATAFNEMVKQLEASQQEIERLEKRRRQFMADVSHELKTPLTTIRGLIEGLQSGMIPPEEQERCIQLMNKETSRLIRLVNENLDYEKIRSNQIQLFKTEIPLIDVFEIIKEQLVLFAEEKGNTITIEVQPDVHVFADYDRIVQIIMNITKNSIQFTENGHIILRGIKQNHHTIIEIEDTGIGMDPQEVEQIWERFYKADLSRTNHQFGEFGLGLSIVKQLVKLHEGEIEVESEKGKGTLFRIRFPRKP
- a CDS encoding bile acid:sodium symporter family protein; translation: MVKKWSQWIGQTFAFWVLLFSVIAFLFPKGFTWIAPYIVPMLGVIMFGMGLTLKWDDFKEVFTRPKEVFIGVGAQFLIMPLLAVGLVTIFPVSPEVALGVILVGCCPGGTASNVITYLAKGDTALSVTITSVSTLLAPFVTPFLIWLFAEEWLTISATSLVWSIMKMVILPIALGLIVRSLFPKHVEASIDVLPMISVISIVAIIGAIIAVNKEALASSGVLIFTIVMLHNVLGLLIGWLLAKWLKLSLPKQAAISIEVGMQNSGLGAALAAAHFAPLAAVPSAIFSVWHNISGPLFATMFRKQMAATTVKEDIHTVVN
- a CDS encoding alanine:cation symporter family protein, which translates into the protein MEFIQNLIGQANSLLWGYILIGLLLGLGFYFTVKSGFVQIRHLVEMFRVISEKKSPREKGGISSLQAFFIGAATRIGTGNLAGVAMAIALGGPGAVFWMWIVAVLGGASAFVESTLAQIFKVKDKDGFKGGPGYYMEKQLGKRWLSTIFAVTIILSFGTTFNAVQSNTIASALNNSFGLNELVVGIVLTVLTGVIIFGGVKRIAHFSSIIVPIMATFYIALALIVTVMNITELPAVIALIVKSAFGLEQVIGGGFGAAIMMGVKRGLFSNEAGMGSAPVAAATANVSHPVKQGFIQALGVFFDTLLVCSATAFIILLSGAYKDGIQGIELTQASMAEHFGSWASLFLALAILMFAFSSIIGSYYYGEANIEFIHSSKTALFIYRVIALGMIIFGSVASLQIVWDLADLAMALMALTNLVAIGILGKFAFKALHNYMEQRKQGKDPIFYADDIEGLKGVEAWPTRDEKYKEAV